In the genome of Oncorhynchus nerka isolate Pitt River linkage group LG27, Oner_Uvic_2.0, whole genome shotgun sequence, the window TCCCTCTTCACTGCTGGCCCTTGAAGCAGTAGACACCAAAGAGCTTTTGCTTCTTGTCAGGGAATCCCACAAAGCGCACGGCTGCCTCTGTTGGGCTGCAGTTCCTGCGGGGTCTGGAGATGGGGTAGCGGACGctgccgtcagccagccagccagagtcGCAGCGGTCATAACCGTTCAGCTTCCAGGCAGCGTACATCTGGGCCACATTGGCGATCTCAGCCCCGTCATCCTGGCACGCCTGAACAGCCTCTGTGAACGTCAGCTTGTCGGGTTGCACCAGCCAGTAGAGATGACCTGAGGTCAGCCAAAAGTCAACAGAGGATTTGGGTTGGGGGTATTCTGCCTCACTTTACAAAAAGGTCTATTAGCTAGGTTGATGAACTCTGCCCTACTGCAATGTATGTCCATCTATTTCTGCTACTTGAATAATTGTGTCTCAATGATACATAACACACTGCATTTTTAATGATCAATAGGAAAACAACCACACAAAGGAAACACCAACTCACCCTTGAGGCCAGAGGTGAAGCAGAAGACATCATAGTGGCTCTTGGACTTTTCACGCTGGCCGTAGTTCCTCAGGCCCGCCCTGGCGTTGGCACCTCCACAGGGCCCTCTAGGTTTGGTGACGGGGTACTGCACGGACCCGTCATTCAGCCAGCCGGCATTGCACCAGTCCATGCCACTCCTCCAGGCCTCGTAGAGCTGGTCAAAGGAGGCCACCACAGAGTCCTGGTCCAAGCAAGCTTGCTCGGCATCGTGGAAGTTGAGGTTGTATCGGCCCAGGCGTGGAGAGTAAGGGAACACCACACCTGGGAATGAGAAAGGAGTTGGGGTTAAGTGAAAATGctctcgaagccggtgtttggaggatatattgacaAGGGGGTTGTTTCGTTGAGGGCCCGGCAAACTGTGACAATATATTCTCCCAAAAactggcttcgagggcattatcacgtTTATACAACAGGTTaataacatattcaaataattattgatgaaaaaaatattttgattaatttatttttGTTCTtaatctatggacgtgacccagtcgttctaaatgttccattgtcaTGATGGCTGTTATCCCTTGCTTGCCAGCTAGCCAATTTCGGCTAACACAGTCATgacaaacagtgcagccagaaaaccagcaaagtagctgcatttgtgtttgttaagctgttttctagtgatttTTTGGGGGATgtatccataacaatgagctaatgatgcaCAATATCGCCTGGCATAGAACATTTGCTTTCTCGCCGGAAGCGCTAGCCAACTACACAgcaaacacaatcacttcaaactgaaactGAAATGACAGCAAACTAGCTGCGTTTCGTATTTTCATATTGACAATTCTTtgtttatatccataaaaataatgctgattcatgatttcgactggctgaatAAAGctgccagcctgtctgtctcatccggATTTTAGGATTGAAACAACGTTGCAAAttttggagagagacagacagtaaggtttatacaaatctccgctgttgaaaaccaaatgctagtctaaaagaaatgggagATCATGTCTAAATGCCTTTTAGAGTGGAGATTAACttcataaattgcctggctggtctgatgaaacagtagattgcgcagtcagatggaacagtaaataggcattttaatgtcACAGTTTTAGCCGGGCGGTAACTTGACGAATAGACACTGGTTGGAacgcggttttaaccaatcagcatccaggattagacccCCCATTGTATAATATAAGATTAATTGTTCTCTTTTAACAAGGTGGAAAATATGTTTTTATCCTTTTTATGACATGTACTATTTTGAATGTATCTTTTAATGTAATCACTACAGTGGACAGAAACCCAGTGCATAGTTACCCATGCTTTATACAGTCGAAGtcggaagttttacatacaccaaatacattttggccaaataaatttaaactcagttttttacaattcatgatatttaatcccagtaaaaattccctgttttaggtcagttaggtcaGTTAACACCTTATTTTACGAATGTGAAATAATAGTAgagtgtcagaataatagtagagagaattatttatttcagcttttttttctttcatcacattcccaatgggtcagaagtttacatacactcaattactatttggtagcattgcctttaaatggtttaacttgggtcaaacgtttcgggtagccttccacaagcttcccacaataagttgggtgaattttggtccattcctcaagacagagctggtgtaactgagtcacgtttgtaggcctccttgctcggacacgctttttcagttctgcccacaaatctctataggattgaggtcagggctttgtgatggccactctaataccttaactttgttgtccttaagccattttgtcacaaccttggaagtatgcttggggtcattgtccacttggaagacccatttgcgaccaagctttaacttcctgactgatgtcttgagatgttgcttctatatatccacataatttaccttgccatctattttgtgaagtgcagcaaagcacccccaaaacatgatgctgccacccccgtgcttcacgattaggatggtgttcttcagcttgcaatcctccccctttttcctccaaacataaagatattatggccaaagagttccattttttttcatcagaccagaggtaatttctctaaaaagtacaatctttttccccatgtccagttgcaaaccgtagtctggcttttttatggtggttttgaagcagtggcttcttccttgccgagcggcctttctggttatgtcgatataggactaattttactgtggatacagatacttttgtactgtttcctccagcatcatcacaaggtcctttgctgttgttttgggattgattcgctattttcgcaacaaagtacgttcatctctaggagacagaacgtgtccccttcctgagcggtatgaaggctgtatgaaggtcccatggtgtttatacttgcgtact includes:
- the LOC115119892 gene encoding hyaluronan and proteoglycan link protein 1-like isoform X1 encodes the protein MITMLCTVFLSLTLASSVYSETNSPASPPAYTAETELGDQNRVFASRGSNVTLPCRLHRQHGMSFGSVGMRIKWTKLSADESLEEDVLVSMGFHKKSYDSFQGRVHLQEADDDDASLVLSDVSLDDVGKFRCEVIDGIDDVIHEVTLEVQGSVGYSDGVVFPYSPRLGRYNLNFHDAEQACLDQDSVVASFDQLYEAWRSGMDWCNAGWLNDGSVQYPVTKPRGPCGGANARAGLRNYGQREKSKSHYDVFCFTSGLKGHLYWLVQPDKLTFTEAVQACQDDGAEIANVAQMYAAWKLNGYDRCDSGWLADGSVRYPISRPRRNCSPTEAAVRFVGFPDKKQKLFGVYCFKGQQ
- the LOC115119892 gene encoding hyaluronan and proteoglycan link protein 1-like isoform X2, with protein sequence MITMLCTVFLSLTLASSVYSETNSPASPPAYTAETELGDQNRVFASRGSNVTLPCRLHRQHGMSFGSVGMRIKWTKLSADESLEEDVLVSMGFHKKSYDSFQGRVHLQEADDDDASLVLSDVSLDDVGKFRCEVIDGIDDVIHEVTLEVQGVVFPYSPRLGRYNLNFHDAEQACLDQDSVVASFDQLYEAWRSGMDWCNAGWLNDGSVQYPVTKPRGPCGGANARAGLRNYGQREKSKSHYDVFCFTSGLKGHLYWLVQPDKLTFTEAVQACQDDGAEIANVAQMYAAWKLNGYDRCDSGWLADGSVRYPISRPRRNCSPTEAAVRFVGFPDKKQKLFGVYCFKGQQ